One genomic region from Solwaraspora sp. WMMD792 encodes:
- a CDS encoding SUKH-3 domain-containing protein → MLGRDEALDLARQWATEHGADAGTDERIGLHEFEYGYVAWLIPTDDAGSRTAGPPSAGPPDEAPSPAGSPTGSGSPRIVIDGESGEVSQWPPVPVTVVAERYAAARAADRRFPPDVRPVLEAAGWFPGRDVSAMVDQWAGRWAAELDGLVMTPVARAALTEFGGLTIAQFGSDGTADAGFPTFVHPVRSGLVTEEARVFVDEYDHPVFPLGGNSDGPAELVVDAAGRVLLLHWAGYQYVADDVDTALIRLVRGGPFPPLRPEQLAAGVSR, encoded by the coding sequence ATGCTCGGTCGCGACGAGGCGCTGGACCTGGCCCGCCAATGGGCGACCGAGCACGGTGCCGATGCCGGCACCGACGAGCGGATCGGCCTGCACGAGTTCGAGTACGGATACGTCGCCTGGCTGATCCCCACCGACGACGCGGGAAGTCGGACGGCCGGGCCACCGTCCGCCGGACCGCCGGACGAGGCACCGTCCCCGGCCGGGTCGCCGACCGGTTCCGGGTCGCCGCGGATCGTGATCGACGGGGAGTCCGGCGAGGTCAGCCAGTGGCCGCCGGTCCCGGTGACGGTCGTCGCCGAGCGGTACGCCGCCGCCCGGGCCGCCGACCGCCGGTTCCCGCCGGACGTACGGCCGGTGCTGGAAGCCGCCGGCTGGTTCCCCGGCCGGGACGTCTCCGCGATGGTCGACCAGTGGGCCGGCCGGTGGGCGGCAGAACTCGACGGGCTGGTCATGACGCCGGTCGCCCGCGCGGCGCTGACCGAGTTCGGCGGGCTGACCATCGCCCAGTTCGGCTCGGACGGCACCGCCGACGCCGGCTTCCCGACCTTCGTCCACCCGGTACGCAGCGGCCTGGTCACCGAGGAGGCCCGGGTCTTCGTCGACGAGTACGACCATCCGGTGTTCCCGCTCGGCGGCAACTCTGACGGCCCCGCCGAGCTGGTCGTCGACGCCGCCGGCCGGGTCCTGCTGCTGCACTGGGCCGGCTACCAGTACGTCGCCGACGACGTCGACACGGCGCTAATCCGGCTGGTCCGGGGCGGCCCATTCCCACCGCTGCGCCCGGAGCAGCTCGCAGCCGGAGTCAGCCGTTGA
- the eccD gene encoding type VII secretion integral membrane protein EccD, whose translation MVTQAGTGLARIAVVAPTRRIDLALPEHLPLVGLLPAVLRQADEDPSDGTADGGWALRRTNGSTLDLNRTLAAQQVRDGETLHLLPRRTEWPELAYDDLMEAIAAGARRRGLPWTPAATRLTGLLTGAVLLLLALVAVVTAGGTGVAAGAALLGTAAVLVAVGVLLSRAMADSLAGAVLAALALPYAFVGGAVALAGGEPVTELGAPHLLVGSAVLTLTGVLGMLGVGDAGRVFVAAIFTGVSGTTGAVLAVGPLDGPRAAAVLVAAVTLLLPALPLISVRAGKLPMPALPRTAEDLVRDDPQPDRAEIYRATARADEVLTGLMFGTAVVAAAGSAVLTFSATVGAVLLVAVVTAGLLLRARLVSTIRHRVPLLAGGLVGVGLLTLIGTGGMAAGTRLALLPVVLLVVALVLAAGMVYSRRPPTPRLARLGDGLDVVLQLAVVPVACAVLGLYGFMRAING comes from the coding sequence GTGGTCACCCAGGCCGGAACCGGACTCGCCCGGATCGCCGTCGTGGCGCCGACCCGACGCATCGACCTCGCCCTGCCGGAACACCTGCCGTTGGTCGGGCTGCTCCCGGCGGTGCTGCGGCAGGCCGACGAAGACCCCTCCGACGGTACGGCCGACGGCGGCTGGGCGCTGCGGCGTACCAACGGATCCACCCTGGACCTCAACCGTACGCTCGCCGCGCAGCAGGTCCGCGACGGTGAGACGCTGCATCTGCTGCCCCGCCGCACCGAGTGGCCGGAGCTGGCCTACGACGATCTGATGGAGGCGATCGCCGCCGGTGCCCGCCGACGCGGGCTGCCCTGGACGCCGGCCGCCACCCGGCTGACCGGGCTGCTGACCGGGGCCGTTCTGCTGCTGCTCGCCCTGGTCGCGGTGGTGACCGCCGGTGGCACCGGGGTGGCCGCCGGGGCGGCCCTGCTCGGCACCGCAGCCGTCCTCGTCGCGGTCGGCGTGCTGCTGTCCCGGGCGATGGCCGACTCGCTGGCCGGCGCGGTGCTCGCCGCCCTGGCCCTGCCGTACGCCTTCGTCGGCGGCGCGGTGGCGCTGGCCGGCGGCGAACCGGTCACCGAACTGGGGGCACCGCACCTGCTGGTCGGCTCGGCGGTGCTGACCCTGACCGGGGTGCTCGGCATGCTGGGCGTCGGGGACGCCGGCCGGGTCTTCGTGGCGGCGATCTTCACCGGGGTCAGCGGGACGACCGGGGCGGTGCTGGCCGTCGGGCCACTGGACGGGCCGCGCGCCGCGGCGGTCCTGGTGGCCGCGGTGACCCTGCTGCTGCCGGCGTTGCCGCTGATCTCGGTCCGGGCCGGCAAGCTGCCGATGCCGGCGCTGCCGCGTACCGCCGAGGACCTGGTCCGCGACGACCCGCAGCCGGACCGGGCGGAGATCTACCGGGCGACGGCCCGCGCCGACGAGGTGCTGACCGGCCTGATGTTCGGTACGGCCGTGGTGGCTGCCGCCGGGTCGGCGGTGCTGACCTTCTCGGCGACGGTCGGCGCGGTGCTGCTGGTCGCGGTGGTGACGGCCGGTCTGCTGCTGCGGGCCCGGCTGGTCTCGACCATCCGGCACCGGGTGCCGCTGCTGGCCGGCGGCCTGGTCGGCGTCGGTCTGCTGACCCTGATCGGTACGGGTGGGATGGCGGCCGGTACCCGGCTGGCCCTGCTGCCCGTGGTGCTGCTGGTGGTGGCGCTGGTGCTGGCGGCCGGGATGGTCTACAGCCGACGTCCGCCGACGCCCCGGTTGGCCCGGCTCGGCGACGGGCTGGACGTGGTGCTGCAGCTGGCGGTGGTGCCGGTGGCCTGCGCCGTGCTCGGCCTGTACGGCTTCATGCGGGCGATCAACGGCTGA